In Heliomicrobium gestii, a single genomic region encodes these proteins:
- a CDS encoding STAS domain-containing protein: MMEKHLTEKENPKAHANWLSAVQKSAWIALGAIHHQETERLGQQLIDGISFTATTGELPEFLRKTLREITEMAVANGLNPSDTALFVFSLRPYLEELLPHIDGNTLMTVLDQVGLFIFEVYLKAREEEILNQRQDLLELSTPVIRIWEGILAVPLIGTMDSKRAQQVMEKLLNSIVETNARVTILDITGVPTVDTLVANHILKTAAAVRLLGATLIITGISPVIAQTMVHMGVDLGPVITRSVMADGIALSLEMLQKRFGSEREAG, from the coding sequence ATGATGGAGAAGCATCTGACGGAAAAGGAGAACCCAAAAGCCCATGCCAATTGGCTTTCCGCAGTCCAAAAGAGTGCCTGGATCGCCCTGGGGGCTATCCACCACCAGGAGACGGAACGACTGGGGCAACAGTTGATCGACGGGATTTCCTTCACCGCGACAACGGGAGAGTTGCCCGAGTTTTTGCGGAAGACGCTGCGGGAGATCACGGAAATGGCGGTGGCGAACGGTTTAAATCCCTCCGATACGGCGCTTTTCGTCTTCTCCCTGCGCCCCTACCTGGAAGAACTGTTGCCCCATATCGACGGAAATACATTGATGACCGTCCTCGATCAGGTGGGGCTCTTTATCTTTGAGGTCTACCTGAAAGCCCGAGAAGAGGAGATCCTGAACCAGCGACAGGATCTGCTTGAACTGTCCACACCGGTCATCCGCATCTGGGAGGGCATTCTCGCCGTGCCTCTGATTGGAACGATGGACAGCAAACGGGCCCAGCAGGTGATGGAAAAGCTGCTGAACAGTATCGTTGAGACCAACGCCCGGGTGACGATCCTCGACATCACCGGCGTTCCCACCGTCGATACGCTCGTGGCCAACCATATCCTCAAGACGGCCGCTGCCGTCCGTCTCCTCGGCGCAACCCTGATCATCACCGGGATCAGCCCCGTCATTGCCCAGACGATGGTCCACATGGGCGTCGATCTTGGCCCGGTCATCACCCGGTCCGTGATGGCCGACGGGATCGCCCTGTCCCTGGAGATGCTGCAGAAGCGATTCGGTTCCGAAAGGGAAGCCGGTTAA
- a CDS encoding protein-glutamate methylesterase/protein-glutamine glutaminase produces the protein MSIRVLVVDDSAMMRKAIRQILETDLDIEVVATARDGEDALKKDQELSPDVITLDINMPVMDGLTCLSLLFDQNPKVQVVMVSSLTQEGAITTFEAMELGAFDYVAKPSGTVSANMHIVGRELIAKVKAAAKRRRRRSVPSSTQHSAGRSAAAMERPARRERSLIVPDHGYRKVVVIGVSTGGPSTLMEILPHLPADLDAAVIVVQHMPPTFTTSFAKRLDDYCQLRFSEAKAGDRLARGQGVVAPGGHHLVVKKNAMRDDVLIRLTSQPANALFIPSVDVTMHSVVEFFGKKTVGVLLTGMGADGADGMVAIRQAGGVTIAEDASTAVVFGMPREAIERGGAEIVAPSHQIAREIVKAVNRW, from the coding sequence ATGAGCATTCGAGTATTGGTGGTCGACGACTCGGCCATGATGCGCAAAGCGATCCGTCAAATCCTCGAAACCGACCTGGACATTGAAGTGGTGGCCACGGCCCGCGACGGCGAAGACGCCTTGAAGAAGGATCAAGAGCTTTCGCCCGATGTGATCACCCTGGACATCAACATGCCTGTGATGGACGGGCTCACCTGCCTGTCCCTCCTCTTCGACCAAAACCCGAAGGTGCAGGTGGTGATGGTCAGTTCCTTAACCCAGGAAGGCGCCATCACCACTTTTGAGGCCATGGAACTGGGCGCTTTTGACTATGTGGCCAAACCGTCCGGCACCGTCTCCGCCAACATGCACATCGTTGGACGGGAGTTGATCGCCAAAGTAAAAGCCGCAGCGAAACGCCGGCGCCGCCGCTCCGTTCCCAGCTCCACCCAACACAGCGCGGGGCGTTCCGCTGCCGCCATGGAACGGCCGGCGCGAAGGGAACGGTCCCTCATCGTCCCCGACCATGGGTACCGCAAGGTCGTCGTCATCGGTGTATCCACAGGTGGACCGAGCACACTCATGGAGATCCTGCCCCACCTGCCGGCTGATCTCGACGCCGCCGTCATCGTCGTACAGCACATGCCGCCGACCTTTACGACCAGCTTCGCCAAACGCCTCGACGACTACTGCCAACTGCGTTTTTCCGAAGCCAAAGCGGGTGACCGGTTGGCGCGAGGCCAAGGCGTTGTCGCCCCCGGCGGGCACCACTTGGTGGTGAAAAAAAACGCCATGCGCGACGATGTGCTCATCCGCCTGACCTCACAGCCGGCCAACGCCCTGTTTATTCCCTCAGTCGATGTGACCATGCATTCTGTCGTGGAGTTCTTTGGCAAGAAGACGGTCGGCGTGCTGCTCACCGGGATGGGCGCAGACGGGGCGGACGGCATGGTGGCCATCCGCCAGGCCGGCGGAGTGACCATCGCCGAGGACGCCTCGACGGCTGTCGTCTTCGGCATGCCCCGGGAAGCGATCGAGCGGGGCGGCGCCGAGATCGTGGCGCCCTCGCACCAGATCGCCCGAGAGATCGTGAAGGCCGTCAACCGCTGGTAA